The genomic stretch CAATTTCGTCAGCAGGCGTAATCTTAAACCTTAAACCCAATAAAGATGTCACCAAGACTAAGACTTTTATCACTTTAGCCAACCCTTTGAGATTAGTAAGAATAACATTTGCCACATAGACACATACCGGACCAACCCCCCTTCCCAAAGTCATTGTTCCGTTTCAAACTCtgcacaaatttcaaacttggaTAAGGAGAGAGGCATGCCTCAGTCCTAAAAAGCATTAGCAAACAAGTCCTATTTTCTTCAAGATAATCGTTGTAATAGACTTTGTAAATGACAAGATCAAGAACATTTCACAGCATTTCAACAGAATTTTCAACAATGTTTTATGCAGGAGGAGGGTGCCTTGCGATTCACAAATCACAGACATTAATTCAACTGTGTACAAAAAATATTCATGCTTGGGGTTGGGGATCAGTAGAAAGAAGACTAAACATCACCATGTCTCTGGTTTTCCCCTTCGAACGAAAATACTTTCTCAGAGCACCTTCCCTCTGGAACCCAGCCTTCTGCAGCACCCTCTGGGAGCCCACATTTTCCACATCAACAAAACCTTCAAGTCTCTCCAGCTGTGGAAACTCACTAAATATAGTATTAGCCACCATTTTCACAGCCTGCGTTGCAATTCCTCTGCCCCAGTACTTGAAGCCCAAAGCATAGCCAATCTCACCTCTGCACTCGTCGACTCCTGTCTTTGGGGTCACTGAAATGGACCCAATTGGCCGGTTGTCAAGGCAAATTGCCCTGAACCATGGGTGAGGGATAATCTTGTTCTTCATCATGTCTATGCCAGCTTCTTTGCTAGTGTAGGTTTCCCATGAGCAAAAGCGACTCACTTTATCATCTGCAG from Corylus avellana chromosome ca1, CavTom2PMs-1.0 encodes the following:
- the LOC132177407 gene encoding uncharacterized protein LOC132177407, with translation MEGGSCKSDGKEGGNELSEITLRPLDLSDIDHFMVWAADDKVSRFCSWETYTSKEAGIDMMKNKIIPHPWFRAICLDNRPIGSISVTPKTGVDECRGEIGYALGFKYWGRGIATQAVKMVANTIFSEFPQLERLEGFVDVENVGSQRVLQKAGFQREGALRKYFRSKGKTRDMVMFSLLSTDPQPQA